The nucleotide window TCCCGACGAGGCCAGCGCGGAAGCTGCCGTCGACGGCATGCTTGCCGCACGATTGGCCGCCTGCGTGCAGCAAATGGCGCCGGTGCGTTCGAGCTATCGCTGGCAAGGCAAGCGCGAGACGAGCGTAGAGGTGCCACTGATGATCAAAACGACTGCCGCGCGCTACAGTGCGCTTGAGCAATACATCAAGGAACACCACCCTTACGACGTACCCGAGATCGTCGCCTGGCCCGCCAGCGCGGCATTACCGGCATATGCACGTTGGGTGGAGAGCGAGACGCGGGGAGAGTTGCATGTCTGAGGTTTCGTCGGGGTTCGCCGCGGGGTTCAGTCGTGTTCGGCGCGACGCCAGAGGTGCGCGTGCGTCGATGCATGGCCGAGCGCTACCTGTCTGGCGGTTCGGGGTGTTCATATTCGCGCTGCTGCTGGCATTGCTGGCCGGGCGGGTCCATGCCGCCGACGACTTTCTCGATCCGGATGTTGCCTTCAAGGTTTCGAAGACAGAGCAACCCGGCGTGATCGTGCTGCGGTTCGACGTGGCGAAGGGATATTACCTCTACCGCGAGCGGTTTGCCTTCGCCGCGGACGCGCCTGGCGTGACGCTGGGAGCCCCCGAATTTCCGAAGGGCGAGGTCAAGCACGACGAGACCTTCGGCAAGGACATGGAGGTTTATCACGAGCCCATCGACGTTCGGATCCCGGTGAGCCAGGCCAATGGACCGTTCACGTTGAACGTCACCATGCAGGGGTGTGCTGACAAGGGCTTGTGTTACCCGCCCATGGACAAGCCGCTGAAGATCTCGGCTTCCGCCGTTCGCGGTACACCTGGAGGGCAGGGCGGCGTACAGACCTCGGATGGTCCGAGCAGCGGCACGTCGGGAATGGGGCCGGTATCGCAGGCGTTGCTCGGTGGGAATCCCCGAATGTCGGGCAATTCGCCGATCGCGAGCGCGGCGCCGCAGACGCCGGCCGCGGCGACTTCCGGCGGATGGTTGTCGGCCCGTGAGGACTACAGCGAGGCCGAACGCATCCTGTCCGGGGGAAGCTTCGCACTGGCACTCGGCATTTTCTTTCTGTTGGGGGTAGGGCTGGCGTTTACGCCGTGCGTGCTGCCGATGGTGCCGATTCTCCTGTCGATCGTTGCCGGGCAGGAAGCCAGCCGTGGTAAAGCCGTGCGACTGGCCATTGCCTATGTACTAGGCATGGCGGTGGTCAATACGGTCATCGGCATCGCTGCCGGGCTGTTGGGGCAGGGACTGATCGCGTTCCTTCAGGCCCCCTGGGTCCTGGCACTGTTCGCGCTGTTGATGGTGGGCCTGTCGCTGTCGATGTTCGGGATGTACGAGATCCAGTTGCCGACGGCGCTGCGTGAGCGCATCGACGACGCCGCCCGCAGGCAGCAGTCGGGACAGTGGATCGGCGCCGCGACGATGGGTGTGCTGTCGGGGCTCATCGTGAGCCCGTGCGTGACGGCACCGCTGGCCGCCGCGCTGGCTTTCATCGCGAAGACGGGCGACGCCGTGTTCGGTGGAGCGACGCTCTTCGCGCTGTCGCTGGGCATGGGGTTACCACTCGTCATCCTGGCTGGCGGCGGCGGCGCGCTGCTGCCGCGCGCGGGTGCATGGATGGATGGGGTGAAGCGCTTCTTCGGCTTCCTGTTGCTCGGCGTCGCGCTCTGGATCGTCCGCCCGCTGCTGCCGACGCCGGTGCTGTTGCTCGCTGCCGGTATCCTGCTGTTGGTCGCGGCCACGTTCATGCACGTTTTCGACGGCCTGCCGGATGGTGCCGGCGCCGCGCGGCGTCTGCTCAAGGGGCTGGGCGTGGTGATCGCCTTGATGGGGGCGGTCGCGCTCGTGGGCGCTGCCTCGGGCGCTCGAGACCCGCTGACGCCGCTTGCCGGATTCACGAGCGCAGCCGCTGGCAACGGGAACACGGGGGCGCCGCTGGCGGAAGGCGTCGAGTTTCGTCGTGTGCGCAGCCTCGCCGAGCTGGACCAGGTCGTCTCGGCTGCCGGGCGTCCGGTCATGTTCGACTTCTACGCCGACTGGTGTATCAGTTGCAAGGAGATGGAGCGTTTTGTCTTCACGGATCCGCGGGTGAAGGCCCGGCTCGATCGCGTGGTGCTGATCCAGGCTGACGTGACCGCCAATAACGCCGACGACCAGGCGCTGCTCAAGCGCTTCGGGTTGTTCGG belongs to Pandoraea pnomenusa and includes:
- the cutA gene encoding divalent-cation tolerance protein CutA, coding for MDALLIVLTTFPDEASAEAAVDGMLAARLAACVQQMAPVRSSYRWQGKRETSVEVPLMIKTTAARYSALEQYIKEHHPYDVPEIVAWPASAALPAYARWVESETRGELHV
- the dsbD gene encoding protein-disulfide reductase DsbD, encoding MSEVSSGFAAGFSRVRRDARGARASMHGRALPVWRFGVFIFALLLALLAGRVHAADDFLDPDVAFKVSKTEQPGVIVLRFDVAKGYYLYRERFAFAADAPGVTLGAPEFPKGEVKHDETFGKDMEVYHEPIDVRIPVSQANGPFTLNVTMQGCADKGLCYPPMDKPLKISASAVRGTPGGQGGVQTSDGPSSGTSGMGPVSQALLGGNPRMSGNSPIASAAPQTPAAATSGGWLSAREDYSEAERILSGGSFALALGIFFLLGVGLAFTPCVLPMVPILLSIVAGQEASRGKAVRLAIAYVLGMAVVNTVIGIAAGLLGQGLIAFLQAPWVLALFALLMVGLSLSMFGMYEIQLPTALRERIDDAARRQQSGQWIGAATMGVLSGLIVSPCVTAPLAAALAFIAKTGDAVFGGATLFALSLGMGLPLVILAGGGGALLPRAGAWMDGVKRFFGFLLLGVALWIVRPLLPTPVLLLAAGILLLVAATFMHVFDGLPDGAGAARRLLKGLGVVIALMGAVALVGAASGARDPLTPLAGFTSAAAGNGNTGAPLAEGVEFRRVRSLAELDQVVSAAGRPVMFDFYADWCISCKEMERFVFTDPRVKARLDRVVLIQADVTANNADDQALLKRFGLFGPPGIIFFDGKGAEIDGTRVIGAQSADQFLKSLDRAFGPAV